A region from the Myripristis murdjan chromosome 23, fMyrMur1.1, whole genome shotgun sequence genome encodes:
- the LOC115355302 gene encoding axonemal dynein light intermediate polypeptide 1-like gives MNSPPESLVKYGNPVLAGPQQSAPPPPRPRSASADLSRQQNQEILHAILPPREWVEANQLWVQQVSRTPSTQADAVYLKEQLDLKLQQRQARETGICPIHMELYSQCFDELIRQVTLICAERGLLLSRVRDEIKMTMYVYQALYESSMAFSGRNALNADKNKADMEKIISALEDENRLLNEQIAEYEAMKWSEIERGRVEEQEHTQEMQFLKKRTNRLKVCLEELTSPNN, from the exons ATGAATTCACCCCCCGAGTctttggtgaaatacggtaatccGGTTTTG GCCGGTCCTCAGCAGtctgctcctccacctccccgtCCCAGATCAGCCTCAGCCGACCTCAGCAGGCAGCAAAACCAGGAGATCCTCCATGCCATCCTCCCACCTAG GGAATGGGTGGAGGCCAACCAACTGTGGGTGCAGCAAGTGTCCAGGACACCTTCTACCCAAGCGGATGCGGTGTACCTGAAGGAGCAGCTGGatctgaagctgcagcagaggcaggCCAGGGAGACAGGCATTTGTCCTATCCACATGGAGCTATACTCCCAGTGCTTTG ATGAGCTGATCAGACAGGTGACCCTCATCTGTGCTGAGAGGGGTCTGCTGCTGTCACGTGTGAGAGACGAGATAAAGATGACCATGTATGTCTATCAGGCACTGTATGAGAGCAGTATGGCTTTCAGCGGAAGGAACGCACTGAACGCTGACAAGAACAAGGCTGACATGGAGAAAATA ATCTCTGCCCTGGAGGATGAGAACCGGCTCTTGAATGAGCAGATAGCTGAATATGAGGCAATGAAATGGAGCGAGATTGAAAGGGGACGGGTGGAAGAGCAGGAGCACACACAAGAGATGCAGTTTCTGAAGAAACGCACCAACAGGCTCAAG gTCTGTCTGGAAGAGCTCACTTCCCCAAACAATTAA
- the ints13 gene encoding integrator complex subunit 13, whose translation MKMFSVSHKTAFVVDHCPYMAESSRQQVECDVLTKSRAQGVIPLAPVSKSLWTCAVECSMEYCRILYDVYPTNKLVNYIVSDSEFHILNSWRQEDQSTHELMAALAAVGPPNPREDPECCSILHGLVAAVESLCKITELQHEKRTALMDTAERVANRGRIICLTNAKSDTHVRMLEDCIQETILEQNKLAAGSDRLMAIQQCELVLVHIYPQGEDTLVSDRPKKEISPLLTSEVHSVRAGRHLATKLNILVQQHFDLASTTITNIPMKEEQHANTSANYDVELLHHRDAHLEFFKSGDLHMAGSTSRDSGLKETVTLKWCTPRTNSIELHYCTGAYRISPTDVNSRPSSCLTNFLLNGRSVLLEQPRKSGSKVISHMLSSHGGEIFLHVLNSTRSTLEDPPSISEGCGGRVTDYRITDFGEFMRENRLMPVSESAHDPSGKLPAERAKAQLERHTRYWPMIISQTTIFNMQAVVPLANLIVKETLTEEDVLTCQKTVYNLVDMERKNDPLPISTVGSRGKGPKRDEQYRIMWNELETLVKTHAGATDRHQRVLDCIVACRSKPPEEEERKKRGRKREDKEDRTEKNGSKDTDDKSWQDSDRLKGMLDKEEQESEVIKDSPDSPEPLNKKPRLSTDEVQPPERAKGPVSLLSLWTNRIAAANSRKHQEFAGRINSVNNKAELYQHLKDENGMEVHENGKASR comes from the exons ATGAAGATGTTTTCCGTCTCTCACAAGACGGCCTTCGTGGTGGACCACTGTCCCTACATGGCCGAGTCCAGTCGCCAGCAGGTTGAGTGTGACGTGCTGACAAAGAGTCGAGCGCAGGGGGTCATACCTTTGGCCCCCGTGTCCAAGTCCCTGTGGACCTGCGCCGTGGAGTGCTCCATGGAGTACTGCCGGATCCTCTATGATGTTTACCCAACAAACAAACTG GTCAATTACATTGTGAGTGATTCAGAGTTCCACATCTTGAATAGCTGGAGGCAGGAAGACCAGAGCACACACGAG CTCATGGCAGCTCTGGCAGCTGTCGGGCCACCCAACCCACGTGAGGATCCCGAGTGTTGCAGCATCCTGCACGGGTTGGTCGCCGCCGTCGAGTCGTTATGCAAGatcacagagctgcagcacgAGAAGCGCACCGCCCTGATGGACACAGCTGAGAGGGTTGCCAATAGAGGACGTATTATCTGCCTAACCAATGCTAAAAG TGATACTCACGTGCGCATGTTGGAAGACTGCATCCAGGAGACTATTTTAGAACAAAACAAGTTGGCAGCAGGCTCAGACAG ACTAATGGCCATTCAACAGTGTGAGCTGGTTCTAGTTCACATCTACCCACAGGGAGAGGACACGCTGGTCTCTGACCGACCAAAGAAAGAG ATATCTCCTCTGCTCACCAGTGAGGTGCACAGTGTTCGGGCAGGGAGACACCTGGCCACCAAACTTAACATCCTGGTCCAGCAACACTTTGACCTCGCCTCCACCACCATTACAAACATCCCCATGAAG GAAGAGCAGCACGCTAACACATCAGCCAATTATGACGTTGAGCTCCTGCATCACAGAGACGCTCACCTGGAGTTCTTCAAAAGTG GAGACCTGCACATGGCTGGCAGCACCAGTCGAGACAGTGGCCTCAAGGAGACGGTTACACTGAAATGGTGCACTCCTCGAACCAACAGCATAG AGCTCCATTACTGCACAGGAGCCTATCGAATCTCCCCCACAGATGTAAATAGTCGGCCCTCGTCATGTTTGACTAACTTTCTCCTTAACG GTCGATCAGTGCTGCTGGAGCAGCCGAGGAAgtcggggtcaaaggtcatcagCCACATGCTCAGCAGCCACGGTGGCGAGATCTTCCTGCATGTGCTCAACAGCACCCGCTCCACCTTAGAGGACCCGCCGTCCATCAGCGAAGGCTGCGGCGGTCGAGTGACAGACTACCGCATCACT GATTTCGGTGAATTTATGCGGGAAAACCGGCTGATGCCTGTTTCGGAGTCCGCCCATGACCCCTCTGGGAAGCTACCAGCTGAGAGAGCCAAAGCTCAGCTCGAACGCCACACTCGTTACTGGCCGATGATCATCTCCCAGACCACCATCTTCAATATGCAGGCG GTGGTTCCCCTGGCCAACCTGATAGTGAAGGAGACGCTGACTGAGGAGGACGTGCTGACCTGTCAGAAGACAGTCTACAACCTGGTAGACATGGAGAGGAAGAACGACCCTCTTCCCATTTCCACAGTGGGCTCCAGAGGCAAGGGCCCCAAGAG GGACGAACAGTACCGCATCATGTGGAATGAGCTAGAAACGCTGGTGAAAACTCATGCCGGAGCCACTGACAGACACCAGCGTGTTCTGGACTGCATCGTCGCCTGCCGCAGCAAACCTCccgaagaggaagagaggaagaagcgagggagaaagagggaggataaggaagacaggacagagaaaaaTGGCAGCAAGGACACAGACGATAAAAGCTGGCAAGACTCTGACAG GCTAAAGGGGATGCTGGATAAAGAAGAGCAAGAGTCGGAGGTGATAAAAGATTCCCCAGACTCCCCAGAGCCGCTCAACAAGAAGCCCCGCCTTTCCACAGACGAGGTCCAGCCTCCAGAAAGAGCAAAAG GTCCAGTGTCACTCCTCAGCTTGTGGACCAATCGGATCGCTGCAGCCAACTCCAGGAAGCACCAAGAGTTTGCTGGGAGAATCAACTCAGTCAATAACAAGGCTGAGCTGTACCAGCACCTTAAAGATGAGAATGG TATGGAAGTTCATGAAAATGGCAAGGCATCCAGATGA